tcgtagattattgagaggagggtgattcccttcatttcttcctaattgccgaagaaaacggcccgaaagatacggcttcgagcgttccggtgcactattttccagaaggagttcgattggagcgcgccagccttgtgcacgcgccatatcttccgggccgttttttacggcaattatgaataaatggacggaatcaccttcctctccataatctactatcccttataagaatacacgaatactccacctgaaatctgtaccacttcagattcgtggtgtgatgcctttaatgtgtTGAGTACTCCATTTGTAGACTATCTTACTAGAAAAGTCTAATTCATCCGCATCTTTGACGATCAAATAGACAGTATAGCACAGATAATTTGCTTCCTTTCCCGCAACTTATCTGGCCTTGGAATGAGGCGCCGTTTTGATCATCTTGGAATACAAATATCTTTCACGAATTACTCAATGCCCGAGACAAACATTCCgacgaacatttttttttaaattgaaggcATCAAAATCCACTCAATTTACTGTAGTTTTATTCTGATAGAGACATCatggaaaaactagaaaaaaaatacgtgaAAAATAGGCTAATAACAGTGATATCAAAGTGAGTTTGACGGCTcaaacatccagaaataaagtgaaatttaaaaagtggTTAGAAACGGAAGCAGTAGGCGTCAGATAAATAGagaacaaaatcaaaactgTTCTTGAAACaattcagtttgttttcttgcGATTTACTAcacatattttattctatttatttcgcAATATACTTTTAAGCGTATAATTCTATgtccttgaacatatttcACATTAAGTCCGTAGTAAGAGTGTTCTTGAGAAGATTCCTCTGGAGAAAATGCCAGGCTATCTGTCAGTGCTTCTCAAAAAGTTTACCGCAGTGAATAAGCATATGAATCTATTTTAGATCTACACTTAGACTTTAGAACACTTTTAATTTTCCAAACACGTTTCTTGAATAGAGAAGTACAACTTCTTATGAATCTTCAGATTTTGAAGTCTCGATCTGATTCGTGTTTTCATACTCAAATTCTGAACATTTGTAACAGTAAAAGACGTTTGAAGCGCACGTTGccaatattttctattcagtCTCTCGGAAGGCAGAAATCcctttgattttctttggtGACACACCCTCAGGAGCAAGCGGTGCTGATCCCTGCGAAGTGAGGAGGTTTGACAAAGTCAATATGTCTGAATGTCGGTTACAGTTAGCTTTACTAATATTGCAGGTGTACTGTACGGTCCCAGGAAGGACCAGCCTGTTGAGCAGTACTACCAAATACCGTGTCACTGTGGGTGAAATTCAACGAAGGATTAGTCCTCCGGAATGTCTGAATGCATCACTTCTTGGTGGAATTTTACGGAGGTAAGTTCCTTTTTGACAGTTCGCATGCAAAATCGCCTACCATTGTGATCTAACTAATGTACCAGGTTATTGTATAGAACCACTGAGCAACCCACTGTCCTTTTccaaatataaaagaaagaaaggatttaaCTCAATGTCCACTGTTACATAAATAGTGATAGCTGAGTAAATCCAGAGCAAAATCCAAAGATGGAGGAAAAACGTTACGCGATTCTCTGAAGAAAATTGGATTGACCTTGCCGGCTGGGCGCCGCAAGCAAGCAAACGTCACTGCATGGACTGCTCTCGTTGAAGGTAGTTCAGTGCTTTTTCTCGCCAGCACCTTCGAAGTACATCGAGAatgaaatttcagaagaagCAGTACATATGGCAAAAGATTTTGCGCTGGTTTGTGAGAAAGAGTTCCACGCTCGTGAGATCGGTATCTACCTCACAAAAGCAAGCTTATCAATTGATCAAGACCTAATTAAAAGGAGGACAATGTTGGAAAATAGCAAGTCAGAAAAAGTACTAcatttcttcatgaactgttaTCACCAACCTCTTTCATCTTAGGAAAATCGTCTCCGAACTCTGCGATCTACTGTCAGCTGACCGCACACCACTGACGCCTTTTATTGCTTTTACAAGGCCGACGATCACTCTTGATCCAAACGTCCAACAGCATCTTAGTCATTACACTTTGGTAAGAAAAGTCACGGTCCATCTGGTTGTGTTCAACGGAAACCTCAGTTCGGTGGTGAGATTTCAGATGACTCATGGCTTTGGAGGAGTAGCAATGGTTGCTGTATTGGAATCTGTGAAAGGTGTGATAGAAGAGTCCATAAAGTATTTAGATAGAACTTGTTCACAAACAATGTACATTCCTTATAATACTCGTTAAATTTCTGTTgactagctttttttttctaagactAAGAATACTAATATATACTGCAACAATAAAATGTTTGAATAGTTGTTCAGAGCTTGGAgatgcaaaattaaatttctgcTCCTTgcggagtgtttttttttcttgaaagttcCAAAGTTCTGTTGTGAACGAATTATTACCAATGTTTCATCCGTTTGTTAGTATTGTTTTGCTCTGTTTTTGGGACAGCTGACAAATTCTCAAGaaggtgttgttgttgttgctgttgttgttgtcggtTGTGctgtcgttgttgttgttgttgtcgatTGAGGTGTcattcttgttgttgttgtcggtTGAgatgtcgttgttgttgtcgtttttgctggtgttgttgttgttgttgttgctaaTGTAGTTGTTAGAGTGGTTCTAACTGGTGAAGGGGACGGTATAGTCTCGAGTTCGGATGGTGTTGTGGATTCCAGTGGAGATGAAGTTCCATTTGTTGTTTTGGGCAACAGTCGGTACATAATTCCGAAAGCAAGTTGATTGTACTTTGTAGCACCTCTGATCGTCAAAAGATTCTTCTGAGAGGTCATGAGAACTCCAATCACAGATGGGCAGCAAATTCTAGACGGAAATCACTTTTGCAACAGTATCTGGAAACGTCTGGCTACCTTAAAGACTAACATCATTCCAAAAAGATCGAAATCTCCTAGATTAATCTCCAAACTCTGCCATGGGCAAGATTCCATGCAGACACGTGGTGTAGACGTAAGATAGAATTCAACTTGTCTGTCCGGAGGGGCCTGCAACCAAGTTATTATTGGGAAAGGATTTTTAAACGTTTGATAGCTAATACACATAAGAAAACGCACAACAATGTGCCAGTAGCAATCGGATGCAACTGATTTCGCTGACCAGTCATTTGGGTCACCTGCGATACCTTGCAGTGTCTTCCATCCATCTTGCGCCTGAAGGGAAACGCCCGACGATACCGTAATTTCAGGTGAAAGGGCTCACCTGTTCAACCACTCCGTTACATCCTATAGCGT
The Necator americanus strain Aroian chromosome I, whole genome shotgun sequence genome window above contains:
- a CDS encoding hypothetical protein (NECATOR_CHRI.G2194.T1) gives rise to the protein MYTRKRHSTAQEQYAKTKMEATDEEDLEGEDEAEGSQCDFRQPSGFPCEHTRNDYRSFPPQYFNIAYPHNDFAPVYHQNVIQHHIPCGVGAVSCTRGEMSQPSFFQHHLLSGGNEEAEVSEPASVSRKAEIPLIFFGDTPSGASGADPCEVYCTVPGRTSLLSSTTKYRVTVGEIQRRISPPECLNASLLGGILRRAKSKDGGKTLRDSLKKIGLTLPAGRRKQANVTAWTALVEEEAVHMAKDFALVCEKEFHAREIGIYLTKASLSIDQDLIKRRTMLENSKKIVSELCDLLSADRTPLTPFIAFTRPTITLDPNVQQHLSHYTLMTHGFGGVAMVAVLESVKGVIEESIKYLDRTCSQTMYIPYNTR
- a CDS encoding hypothetical protein (NECATOR_CHRI.G2194.T2), which codes for MYTRKRHSTAQEQYAKTKMEATDEEDLEGEDEAEGSQCDFRQPSGFPCEHTRNDYRSFPPQYFNIAYPHNDFAPVYHQNVIQHHIPCGVGAVSCTRGEMSQPSFFQHHLLSGGNEEAEVYCTVPGRTSLLSSTTKYRVTVGEIQRRISPPECLNASLLGGILRRAKSKDGGKTLRDSLKKIGLTLPAGRRKQANVTAWTALVEEEAVHMAKDFALVCEKEFHAREIGIYLTKASLSIDQDLIKRRTMLENSKKIVSELCDLLSADRTPLTPFIAFTRPTITLDPNVQQHLSHYTLMTHGFGGVAMVAVLESVKGVIEESIKYLDRTCSQTMYIPYNTR